Genomic window (Ureibacillus composti):
CAGAGTAAGTGGAAAGTCCGCCTTGTTCTTGAACTGCACTCATCATAAAAGTAGCGTCTTCTGATCCCGCTGCAAATGAGGTTAACCGATGAACCGTATTAACGTTTTCTATATCTAGAGCCGCTTTCTCTATGAGTTCATTTAATCGATCAGATGATGAGCATGTTTTCGCAGCCCCCATGATGTCATAATTTAATTCCACATCATACATAGCAGCAGCACCATTTAATATATTCATTGCTTGTTGATACATATAATCGTGTGTCTCGTCATTTTCACCACGTACTTCTAACTTTAATAAAGCAGAAGAAGGGACAATATTTCTTCCTTCACCAGCAATGCATTGTCCTACATTCACTCTAGATGCGCCTGCGCTATGTCGTGCAATAGAGTGTAAACCTAAAATAGCTTGAGCAGCTGCAAGTAAAGCATTTTTTCCTTGTTCAGGTTCTGCCCCTGCATGAGCAGCTTTTCCTGTGAACTGTGCATCAATTTTAGATGTTGCTAAAAATCCGTTTGTCCCAGCAATTACCGTCCCAAGAGGAACACCTGTCCCAACGTGTAGTGCTAAGAAATAATCCACTTCTTGAAGAACTCCTGCATCGACCATCGCTTTCGCCCCTCGAACCCCTTCTTCAGCGGGCTGGAAGATAATCTTAATAGTTCCTTTAATATGTTCGCGATTTTGGCTCAGTACGGTTGCAAGAGCTAAACCAATTGATGCATGGCCATCATGTCCACAAGCGTGCATTTCTCCATCTTTTACAGAACGAAATGCTAATTGTTGTGGAGTATGTTCATCCTTTGTTGATTCCGTAATAGGTAAGGCATCGATGTCTACGCGGAATGCGATTGTAGGACCTTCTTCTTGTCCTACAATCTTTGCCACTACACCAGTAAATCCACCTTTCATCGATTCCATATAAGTTTCGACTCCACCATTATTAAGTGCATATTGATATGCATCTTCTAAGTCTTGTTCTGAGGGAAGACCCATTCGCTCTGATGAAACTACTTCTTTTCCAATCGAAATTTCGAAACCTAGTTTTACTAATCTATCAGCGATGATGGAAGCGGTACGAAACTCTGTCCACCCGACTTCTGGATAGCGGTGGAAATCTCTACGCCATTCAATCATTTTTTCTTCAATATTCGTAGGAATCGTAAATTGTTTCATTTTCAGCATCCTTTCACATTACATTTTTACATATACGCCTGGGCCAATTGGTATACCAAGCCAAGCGAATAACATGAGTAATCCACTCCAAAGAATGAAGAAGACAATTGTGTAAGGGATCATTAACGACATTAATGTACCAATACCCGCTTTTTTATCGTATACAAGCATAAAGGATAAAATAATGGCGAAGTATGTGTTTAATGGCGTCACCATGTTTGTCGATGATTCACCTACACGGTAAGCTGCTTGAATAAATGCTGGATTGTAACCAAGTGCCATAAATGTTGGGATAAACACAGGCGCTACTAACGACCAAAGTGACGAACCACTAATAATAAATAGACTTAGGATTGCTACTAAAATCATAAATAGGAAAACAGCAAATAGATTTGTTAATTTAATAGTTTCTAATATTTCTGAAAAATGAACTGCTAACCAAGTTGCAATATTTGTCCAGTTAAAATAGGCAACAAATTGAGCAATCATAAAGATTAAAACGATATAGCTTGATAAACCAGTAATGGCTTCTGTCATAATTTTCGGAACATCTGCTGTAGACTTAATTTGTTTCGTTGTCACTCCATAAACAATACCGTTTACTAAGAAGAACGCGAATAGAATCGGCACAATCCCTGACAAGAATGGGGATCTCAAAATCGTACCATCTTCGTTTAATAATGGTGAACCAGGGATAAATAAAGCGATTAAAAGAATAGCAATAAAAATAACCGTTGCAATTCCTGAATTACGAAGACCGCGTAATTGCATAGCTGATAACGTGTTTCCTACTGATTTTTTCTCTCCGGTATATACACCTAAACGTGGCTCAACATATTTTTCTGTTAAGATTGTTCCAGCAATTGCCAGTAAGAAAGTGGAAGCACTCATGAAATACCAGTTATCAAGAGGAGATACTACTGTACCTTCCATAAATCCACCTGCAACCTCAGTCGCAATTCCTGATAATAAAACATCTGTACCAGCGATCATAATATTCGCTGAGAATCCAATACCTGTAGAAGCTAGACCAACAGCTAAACCAGCTAATGGGTGTCTGCCAACTGATAAAAAGACTAATGCTGCTAATGGCGGAACGACAACAAATGCCGCATCAGAAGCAACATTTCCTAAAATCCCTATAAAGAATACAGTAAATGTAATGATTTTCTTTGGTGTTTTTGTAATGGCACGAATCATCAATGACTCAAGTAAACCTGATTTCTCAGCAACACCGATACCTAGCATCATTGTTAGAACAAGGCCTAATGGCGCAAAACCTGTAAAGTTTGTCAGTGTATTGGCTAAGATATATTGAATACCTTCCCCTGAAATAATGCTTTTTACTGCTACGACTTCACCCGTGTTTGGATGAACGACTTTCGCATTAAATGAATTCAAAGCCCAAGATAGTAGAACTAATATAACTGTAAGATAGAAAAATAGCATAAATGGATGAGGTAGTTTATTACCGAAACGTTCAATAAAATTTAAAAACCCATCAAACTTTGACTTTTTTTGAATTTCCGTAGTGCTATTTTTGATTTCTCCCAAATTCTCCAATTTGATCACCCCTATTTTATTTAAGGACACCTTTGTGACATGTCTTTAAATGTATGATATATTAAAAATAATAACTTAACAATCATTATTTTCAGAAAAAGGAGAAATTTCTCGTAATGAGTCGAATTGTGGTGTTCTCAAGAGTCTATTCATTGGCTTGGGTAAAGCAAGTAACATCGCTAGATTTTAAGCATGTCGATTTTGCTTTCGTTTCCTATGATTCTTTAGTTGAATTAAAGGATCTATTCATTGAAAAAATTCAGCAGGTAGATGGAATTATTTTTAGTGGTCAAATTCCCTACTTCTATATACAAAATCACTTTCCTGATATTCAAGTGCCAATGCTTCATTTTGATATTTCAGCCGAGGATTTCTATCGTGTATTATCGGAAGAGCTCTATCGAAATAAAGAATTTCAGATGCAACGTTGTACAATGGATTTTATCTATGAGGAAAATGATTATCTAGGTTTAAAAGAGTGGGTTCGACCGGATGAATTCCCTCAATTGTTTACAAATACAATACAAATTTATGATTCAGATGATATTTATGATGAAATCCTTGATTATCATCTTAAGGTTTGGAATACGGGGAAAATAGATGTTTGTATGACGCGATTGACGAATTTACCACAACTATTGGAACCATATGGTATTAAGCCAATTGTCATTCACCCTTCACAAAAAAGTATGAAGGAAAAAATCGAAACGCTATTAAAGATCATCAAATTAAATAAATTAATTGAAAACCAAGTGGTAATCGGTCACTTAGAGTTGAACAAAAATAGTGATAATGTAATGGACTTAGACTATCGACAAATGTCACTCCATAAAGCCATTCTAGACTTTGGACGTATTAATAAAATCAAGTTTATAATTCACCGAAACGCTCTTTATTTTGAAATCATTACAAGCTATAGCGATTTTAAAGAAATTACAAATGATATGACAAAGTGTAATCTTGCATTGTATTTAACTAATGAATTAAGATTTCCAGTTCAAATCGGTTGGGGAATTGGCCATTCTATACAGGATGCACAATTAAGTGCACAGAAAGCCGCCGCCAACAATAAATCACCAGTTACGGAGGCATATGTTTTTACAAAGGAGGGGCAATTAGTTGGACCCCTTGGACAACTGGCCCAACTTGAAATATCAACTCAAACGGACCCCACTTTAGACGAACTGAGTAGTAAACTCCGTACCTCTTCCTTACAACTGCAAAAAGTCAAAGCGATCATGGATAAGTTACAAACCAACTTATTGAGCGCAGAAGATTTAAGTAGCCATTTAGGAATTACAGACCGTGCAGCAAGTAGAATTTTGAAAAAACTAGAGGAACAAGGAGCAGCTACAGCTTCCTTAAAACAGCAAAAGAAATTACGGGGGCGTCCAAAAAAGGTGTATACTATTCATTTTGATGATTTGATATAGGTCAAATTTCAACACCACAACTTTTTTAACTATTGTCTATACTTTTACAATGAATATGGGCTGAATCTAATCAAGAAAAAATCATCTTGCTAATCTAGTAATTAACATGAGAAGATTGTTTTCGTTAATTAAATACCCTTGAGGTAAAATACTAGAAATTGGTGAGACTTGATGAATAAAAAAGCATTAATCTTGGCGCTTATTACTGTTTTTATTTGGGGTTCGACATTCGCAACAAATAGTGTAAGTTTACAAAATGGCTACTCTGCAGGTCATTTACTTTTAATACGCTTCATCGTTGCTTCAATCATTTTTGGCGTGATTGCATTGTTGCCTAAAATGAAGATTAGAGTGCCAGATAAAAAGGATATTTTTAGAATAGTAATTCTTGGATTTATTGGAATAAGTGGTTACCATATATGTGCTACTTTTGGGCAGTTAACTGTAAGTGCAGGTACTGCAGGTATGTTAGTTGGTTCCGGTCCTATTTTCACAACTATTTTTGCTATTTTAATATTAAAAGAAAAGCTAGGGAAAGTAGGTTGGATTGGCCTAGCATTCGGTTTTGTTGGAATTACGTTGATTGCTTTAGGTACTAGCAAAGCATCCCTAGGTATATCACCTGGCGTATTTTTAATAATAACTGCGGCAATTGCAACATCCATCTTTTTTGTCTATCAAAAGCCGTTATTTAAAAAATATACAGCTATTGAACTAACTGCTTACTTTACGTGGACAGGTACGATTCCGTTTCTAATTTTTTCACCAGGTCTAATTGAAGGCATACAGTCAGCTAGCCTTGAAGCAAACATAAGTGCCATCTATATTGGGATTTTCCCAACAGCAATTGCCTACTTAACTTGGGCCATTGCATTATCCTTATCTGATGCAAGTGCGATTTCAAGTACACTTTACCTTGAACCGGTGATTGCAATTATCCTTGCATGGATTTTACTAAATGAACTACCTACCGCCCTTTCACTTGCAGGAGGACTCATCGCCATTTCAGGTGTTTTAATAGTGAATTTCTTAGGAAAAAAACAGAGTTTTACTGATAAAAATAAAATAAAACCAAGTAAAATCAAACCAACCCATTAAAAAGAGGACTTTCCAAATGCTAAAAACTTTTGGAAAGTCCTCTTTTCATATTATAGAGCTACCGTTCACGAGTAACGAAATAATTCAACAAATGTTTTAGAAAGCTATTATTATTAGGTAAACTTTGAAGCGATTCAATTGCAAGACAATAATGATCCCACATTTGTTTTTTAGCACTATTTACTCCTAAAAGGGAGACAAAGTTTGAAACCATGTTCTCAGTATCTTTATGCGTTGGTTTTCCTAACAGGTCAGCATCCCCTTCTACATCCAGTATGTCGTCCTTAATTTGAAATGCGATCCCTGCATGATAGGCAAATTTTTTTAATTCCTCAATTTCTTTATCTTCAGCATAGGCAAGGATGGCTGGGATGACGAGTGAAGCTTCAAAACTTAATCCGGTTTTATAAAAACATAGCATATTCAACTGCTCAATCGTCATTTGCTGTCCTTTACTTGCTAAGTCCATTGCTTGGCCTTTACATAATTCTGCTGTTACGTGCGCGGAATATTGAATCATTTTCAGTACTTGCCCAGCATCAAACTGTTCTAAGGAACTTTGCTCTTCCATTGCCTTCATTGTCAAAAATACTCCCGTTAACTCGGCTACTGCAACATTATATAATTCATAAACGGTTCGACGGCCTCTACGAAAATGTGCATCATCTTGAGCAGGCAAATCATCGAAAATTAACGAGGCTGTGTGTAAATACTCGATTGATTTTAGTACTGGTAAGAAAGCAACCTCGTTCAACCCATAAACCCTTACCCCCATAAACCAAGCGATAATTGGCCTTAACCGTTTTCCATTTCCCTCTAAGCTATAATTTGCCGCTTCTGTAATCGGATCTTCTACTAACAATTCCTTTTTACTTTTCGTAATCATTAATGCTTGATTTATCTCGTTTCTTACTGCTTTTATTGTTTGGAAAAATTCTTCTTGTTCTTCATTTTCTTTCTTCAATTCAGTTATTAATTCATCTCGAATGAGCTTATCCAAGAAATCGACGTCTTCTGCCTTTTCTACAATAGTTTGAATATAAGAGAAGCTCTCAGGGGGATCGAATGCGAATAACTGCATTACTTCCTTATACTTTTGAACACCGTGCTTTTCTTTATATCTCCTTAAACCGTTGATGGCTCGGGCTAAAATCACTTTTTTTGTAGTAACATCTGAATGATACACGTTATGAATTAAATTTGTGATAACAGTCCAATACAATTCAAAAGGATTGATTAGATCAGGTCTTTCTTGATGATATTTAAAATAATAGGTATAAGGAGTTACAGCATCTGCCTCCAAATCATCAAACAAATCTGCAAAATCATCAGCCAATTGATTGTATATTCCATACAAAAATGTTCGAGTATTAAAGCCGTCATCATCGTGCGTATTTAATACAGATCTTGCCATTAAACGTGAGGAGGAGGATTTTAATATGATAGGTATATAAAGTTCTTCATTTGTGTATTGAGGATTGGACAAGTCTTTTAAACGATCTAACTCCTGGGATTGGAAAAATACATAAGATTGCTCAGTAAAAATCTTACGTTTTTCACTCGTCTGGTGAGAGTGAATATATTCAAATGCTTCTTTTAGTTCCCTGTGAATATAGCTCATCATTTTCATTTTTTCCTCTGGCCATTGACCTAAGGGAGCTACAATACTAGTAGTAATTGAAGTTCTTATCAACTCAGCATACTGTTTCTTTTCATCCGACGTAAAGATATTTGAATCTAACAAATCATCGATGAAGGGATACGTCAATCCATAGGAATACCCGAGTCTAATTGCTTCATCAAGTTTTTTAACACGGATCTCAGGTAAGGTTTGATCAGTCATTTCTTCCATTTGGTGCATTAATACACCCATAATAATTTTAATTAGCTTACGCTGTGCATGGGGGGAATCTATTTCTTTTGGAATTTGCTTCGAAACAGAAGTAAGTTTTTGGAAAAGCCAAATGATTGTTTCCTCAATCCCTTCCCTTTGCCCCCATCGATACATTCCTAGAAAGCTAAATGTACCCGACAATACTTCTGATTTCATCTTTGAAGTGGTCGTCAAATTACTTTTTAAATCATTCACAACTGTTTGTATTCTCTCCTGAATGTCAGAAGAATCTAGTGTTTTTCCTAAATCACGTAAGAAAATATATGAAATGCTCCGTTCTAAAAAAACATCAAGTTTGCCTGTATATTCTAGCCACTTAATTTGACGACGGAAATTACGGGATGTTTTTTTCTTCTCCATAAATGTAAGAAATGATAAAGGTTTTGTTTGGAGTTTAAAACTCGATGCTAGATCATGTTTTAGCGTACCAATATATGTTTTCTCTTTAACTTGTTTTGAAAGCAACTTAAAGTAATGAGATGCACGGCGTTCCGCTCGCCAATAACAGCGGTCACAGTCAATGATGAACTCCCTATTCATTAGAAACTCCTTCACTCTTTTGGAAATACCTCTAAATATTCTATTCTTCGACAAATCCTTAAATACCTAAATATTCTTATTGCAACTATTCATTCTTACAAATTTACATTTTAAACAAAAGAAAGTGCATGAAATATCAATATTTTTCAAATGATGGTAATTAAGGAGGTGCATTTTTATGGCAATGGATGTTTTATGTGAGGTAAACAGCTGTTCATTTTGGGCATCTGGAAATAAATGTGATGCGAATCAAATCTATATAGTCGCTAACAAAAAAGTGGCGTCGAATAGCGAAGAAACAGATTGTAAAACGTTTAATAAAAAAGAAGACGAATTCGAAATTAATATCCAAATTAGAAGATGTTCATCTATTACTGCATGAGCATCTTTTAATTTATACATTACCTGCAATCCTATTTACTTTGCAGCATCTAAAAACACTGCAAACCGAATGTTCTTTACCTTTATTAGTTTAGTTAAACAAAAGGCAATTTTTACATACGGTTCACAGTGCTATTTAATTTGATTAACTATTTTTTGATTCGTTCGAACGCTACAATAAGTTGCTCCTTTAATGCAGGTGCAAGTGTTCTAGAATATGCTGTTGAAATATGGTGTTTATCACGATAAACAATTACATTCCCAATTACAGGAGGACATGTTTGATTGTCACAAAACGAGTCAGATAAGTCCCCAAAGGTTACGTTGCTAGGTATTACTTCTG
Coding sequences:
- a CDS encoding amidohydrolase is translated as MKQFTIPTNIEEKMIEWRRDFHRYPEVGWTEFRTASIIADRLVKLGFEISIGKEVVSSERMGLPSEQDLEDAYQYALNNGGVETYMESMKGGFTGVVAKIVGQEEGPTIAFRVDIDALPITESTKDEHTPQQLAFRSVKDGEMHACGHDGHASIGLALATVLSQNREHIKGTIKIIFQPAEEGVRGAKAMVDAGVLQEVDYFLALHVGTGVPLGTVIAGTNGFLATSKIDAQFTGKAAHAGAEPEQGKNALLAAAQAILGLHSIARHSAGASRVNVGQCIAGEGRNIVPSSALLKLEVRGENDETHDYMYQQAMNILNGAAAMYDVELNYDIMGAAKTCSSSDRLNELIEKAALDIENVNTVHRLTSFAAGSEDATFMMSAVQEQGGLSTYSVIGTTLAAGHHHEQFDIDEKVMKIALDTWLSTIQQIYLEERSNE
- a CDS encoding polyprenyl synthetase family protein, with amino-acid sequence MNREFIIDCDRCYWRAERRASHYFKLLSKQVKEKTYIGTLKHDLASSFKLQTKPLSFLTFMEKKKTSRNFRRQIKWLEYTGKLDVFLERSISYIFLRDLGKTLDSSDIQERIQTVVNDLKSNLTTTSKMKSEVLSGTFSFLGMYRWGQREGIEETIIWLFQKLTSVSKQIPKEIDSPHAQRKLIKIIMGVLMHQMEEMTDQTLPEIRVKKLDEAIRLGYSYGLTYPFIDDLLDSNIFTSDEKKQYAELIRTSITTSIVAPLGQWPEEKMKMMSYIHRELKEAFEYIHSHQTSEKRKIFTEQSYVFFQSQELDRLKDLSNPQYTNEELYIPIILKSSSSRLMARSVLNTHDDDGFNTRTFLYGIYNQLADDFADLFDDLEADAVTPYTYYFKYHQERPDLINPFELYWTVITNLIHNVYHSDVTTKKVILARAINGLRRYKEKHGVQKYKEVMQLFAFDPPESFSYIQTIVEKAEDVDFLDKLIRDELITELKKENEEQEEFFQTIKAVRNEINQALMITKSKKELLVEDPITEAANYSLEGNGKRLRPIIAWFMGVRVYGLNEVAFLPVLKSIEYLHTASLIFDDLPAQDDAHFRRGRRTVYELYNVAVAELTGVFLTMKAMEEQSSLEQFDAGQVLKMIQYSAHVTAELCKGQAMDLASKGQQMTIEQLNMLCFYKTGLSFEASLVIPAILAYAEDKEIEELKKFAYHAGIAFQIKDDILDVEGDADLLGKPTHKDTENMVSNFVSLLGVNSAKKQMWDHYCLAIESLQSLPNNNSFLKHLLNYFVTRER
- a CDS encoding DMT family transporter, which gives rise to MNKKALILALITVFIWGSTFATNSVSLQNGYSAGHLLLIRFIVASIIFGVIALLPKMKIRVPDKKDIFRIVILGFIGISGYHICATFGQLTVSAGTAGMLVGSGPIFTTIFAILILKEKLGKVGWIGLAFGFVGITLIALGTSKASLGISPGVFLIITAAIATSIFFVYQKPLFKKYTAIELTAYFTWTGTIPFLIFSPGLIEGIQSASLEANISAIYIGIFPTAIAYLTWAIALSLSDASAISSTLYLEPVIAIILAWILLNELPTALSLAGGLIAISGVLIVNFLGKKQSFTDKNKIKPSKIKPTH
- a CDS encoding AbgT family transporter, whose product is MGEIKNSTTEIQKKSKFDGFLNFIERFGNKLPHPFMLFFYLTVILVLLSWALNSFNAKVVHPNTGEVVAVKSIISGEGIQYILANTLTNFTGFAPLGLVLTMMLGIGVAEKSGLLESLMIRAITKTPKKIITFTVFFIGILGNVASDAAFVVVPPLAALVFLSVGRHPLAGLAVGLASTGIGFSANIMIAGTDVLLSGIATEVAGGFMEGTVVSPLDNWYFMSASTFLLAIAGTILTEKYVEPRLGVYTGEKKSVGNTLSAMQLRGLRNSGIATVIFIAILLIALFIPGSPLLNEDGTILRSPFLSGIVPILFAFFLVNGIVYGVTTKQIKSTADVPKIMTEAITGLSSYIVLIFMIAQFVAYFNWTNIATWLAVHFSEILETIKLTNLFAVFLFMILVAILSLFIISGSSLWSLVAPVFIPTFMALGYNPAFIQAAYRVGESSTNMVTPLNTYFAIILSFMLVYDKKAGIGTLMSLMIPYTIVFFILWSGLLMLFAWLGIPIGPGVYVKM